The DNA segment CGTGGCGTGGCTTGGTTTGCCATATGGGCTCGCGGGTACCACGCGGGACGGGCCGGTCCGGAAAACCGCAGGGAGGCGGGCGATGAGTGCACGCGACGGCATGGACGGCACGAACGATCCCGGCGAGGGTGTCGAAACCGATCCGGCCGCTCTCAGTAGCGCCGAGGATCTGGACGAGGACAGCCTGAGCCTCGACCCACTGGAAGAGGGCGTGGAACCGCCGGAGCGGTGGAGCGCCGCGCAGCGATCCGGCACGACGCCCTTCGAACAGCGGCAGGGAGAAACGCTGGACGAACGCCTTGCCGAAGAGCGTCCCGACGTACCGGGTGGTGAACCGCCTGACGAAACCGGCGGTATCCCCGAGGCGGAGGGGGAACGGCAGAACGCCGACGAGGCGGGTGGGTCGGTCGCCCGTGCGCTGCGCACGCCGCGAGGCGTCGGCGAGTGAATCACCGGGAGGCGGGTGAACCGGCCGTGCGCGAAGCCACCGACCGGCTGCTCACGGCGGGCAGGCTGGGTGACCTCGACACGTTGTCACCTATGTTGGGCAATCTCATCGCCGGAGTATCCGCGCAGCGCAGGCTGCTGCGGCCGGTACTCGGTCAACTGGTGGCGACGGTCGTGTCGGGACTGGAACGCGAACGCGCGGAAGGAAGCCCGGGCTGGCACACGGTCGAGTTGCTCGACGATCGGGACACCGTCGTCGGTATCGACAGCGTGCGCCCCTCGTTGCGTGCCGTGCTGCGTGCCGTCGTCGCCGCGTTGAACTCCGAATCCGACGACGCCAGGTTCCAACTCGGCCTGGTGTGCACCGACCCCGACCCGCTGGCGAGGCTCGACGCGATCGCGCATGTTCTCGCGTGGGCCAGTGATGTGAATGACGTGAACCGGAGTGAGCGGTGACCGGCGGCGAGGGTGCGACCGCGACGCGATCGCAAGGCGCGCAAGACTTCCTGCCTCGTCGAGGGGGCTTACCGAGTCTGCGTTCCGCCGCCGGTGGTTGCCGTGGCTGCGCGCTCTATCGCGACGCGACGGCGACCGTGTTCGGGTCTGGCCCCGCGTCCGCGCGGTTCTTCCTGGTCGGCGAGGTGCCGGGTGATCAGGAGGACCGGCAGGGTGAACCGTTCGTCGGACCGGCGGGGCGGTTGCTCGGCCACGCGATGGCGGACGCCGGAATGGACCGGAAAATGGCCTATCTCACGAATGCGGTGAAACACTTCCGCTTCACGAGGGACGAGGGCGGGAAGCGCCGGATTCACAAGAAGCCGAGCCGGGGTCAGATCGCCGCGTGCAGACCGTGGTTGCTTGCCGAATTGGCCGCCGTGCGCCCGGAGATCATCGTCTGTCTCGGTGCGACCGCCGCGCAATCCTTGCTGGGCAACGATTTTCGCGTCACTCGCGAGCGTGGCGTACTGCTCGGCCCACAGGACTTGCCTGAACACAACGCCATGGCGGAGCGGCCGGAGGCGGCTCCGCGAGTGCTGGCCACCGTACATCCCTCGGCGATACTGCGAGCGAAGGGGGAGGACAGGACGGACGCCTATGACGAATTTGTTTCCGATCTCAGAGCGGCTGCCTCGGAATCAACCGACCCGACCTAGGTGAATGGGCGTGCCTGGGCGGCGCTGAACACACGACACCCCTACGGTGGGGGGTGGCAGCCATATAAGCAACCGAAGGGAAACGTCGAACATGCTTGCCATGACTGACGCTGCCGTCGAGGCGATCAGCGCGCTGACCTCGCAGGACGGTCAGCAATCGGCTGGGCTGCGATTCGCGGTGCGGGAGGAGAACGAATCAGGGGCGCAGCTCGCGCTCTCGATCGCCCCCGCTCCCGAGGACGGCGACGAGGTGCTCGGCACCAACAGCGGTGCCCAGGTTTTCCTTGAGCCACAAGCGGCTTCGTTCCTCGACGACAAGGTTCTCGATGTTCAGCAGGACGAACAGGGCCAACTGAACTTCGCCGTCATGCAGCAGCCGGAAGGCTGAGGCGGCCAGGCGAATTCGGAGCTGGTCATCGGTGGTGAGCCACAATCCAGTCGGCGGCCACCGGTGATCCTTCCGCGACGTCTACTGTGGACCGGAGCAGGGCTGTCCATATCGGACTCCCGGCGTGCCGGGTCCCGGTCAGCGGGCGAGCTGGGTCCTCGGCTCGCCTGACCACGCCGTCACCAGTTCCGCCGTCTGTGAGCGCAGCAGCGAGAACGCGTCCCGCTGCGCGACCTCCAGTGACGGTGCCGCGTCGATCAGCGCGCGGCTCCCCGCGATACCGGCTCCGGCGAGTTCCGAGGGGCTGAGCGCGACCCTGCCCGCCACGGCGAGCACCGCGGCCCCATGCTTCCTCGCCATCGCGGCGATACCGGCCGGAGCCTTGCCGGCGAGGCTCTGCGCGTCGAGCGAACCCTCACCGGTGATCACCAGGTCGGCCGTGCTCACCGCGGCCGCCGCCGAGGTGAGTTCCACGACGAGATCGAACCCCGACTCGGCCGTACCGCCCAGCGCCGCCATCGCGCCGCCGGAGATCCCGCCACCGGCGCCGGAGCTCGCGAGGTCGTGTACGGCGGTCCCGCCGGCGTCGCGAAGGGCATCGGCCAGTGCCCTCAGCCCTGCCTCCAGAGTCTCGACCTCGGCGGGACCGGCGCCCTTCTGCGGGCCGAAGACCGCGGCTGCCCCCTCCGGCCCGAGCAGGGGGTTGGTGACGTCGGTGGCGACCCTGACGGTCACGTCGCCGAGCAGTTCACGGACCGCGTTCAGGTCGGCGGACGTCATGTCGCGCAGCGCGCCGCCGCCGAGGCCCACCTGAGCACCGGCTTCGTCGGTGAGCTCGGCGCCGAGCGCGAGCAGCATGCCCGCGCCGCCGTCGGTGCTGGCCGTACCACCGACCGTCAGCACCAGCCCGCGCGCGCCGCCCTCGATGGCGTGCCGCATCAGGGTGCCGACCCCGAAGGTGTGCGCGCCCAGCGCGGTCTCCGGAGTGGGATCGACGTGCTCGATGCCGCACGCCCTTGCCGATTCGATGTAGGCGGTGCCGTCGAGTACGACGTAGGAGGCGTCGACGTCGGCGGAGAGCGGGCCGCGCACCCGCAGCCGCTCGCGCCGCCCTCCCGCCGCGAGCAGTACGTCGAGCGTGCCCTCACCGCCGTCGGCGACCGGGCACAGGGTGATCTCGGCGGCGGGGAGCGCGGCACGCACGCCCTCGCCGATCGCCCGCGCGGCCTCGACCGCGGTGAGGCTGCCCTTGAACTTGTCAGGAGCCACGACGACGCGCATGGTCATCGCCCCCGCACCGGGGTGAGCGGTTCGTCTCCGGCGAGTACCGCGACCGCGTTGCGGGCGGCCAGTTCGGCCATCGCCGTACGGGTCTCCACCGTCGCCGAGCCGAGGTGAGGGGCCAGCGCCACGTTGTCGAGACCGAGCAGACCTGGATGGACCTCGGGCTCGTTCTCGAAGACGTCGAGCCCGGCGCCCGCGATGACACCGGAGGACAGCGCGGTGGCGAGCGCGGCCTCGTCGACGACCGGTCCTCTCGTCGTGTTGATCAGGTAGGCCGACGGCTTCATGGCGGCGAGTGCTCCGGTGTCGATGAGATGCCTCGTTTCGGGAGTGAGCGGGCAGTGCAGCGAGACGACGTCGCTGCTCGTGAGCAGTTCCGGGAGTGCGAGGTAGGTCGCACCGAGTTCGGTTTCCAGCTCGGGCGCGGCCCTTCGCCTCGCCGTGTAGCTGACGGTCATCCCGAAGGCGCGGGCCCTGCGGGCCATGGCGGTCCCGATCTGGCCGAGTCCCACGATGCCGAGTGTCTTGCCCCCAAGCCCGGCGCCGAGCATGAAGTCGAGCTGGAACGACCACGGAGTGCCCGAGCGCAGCAGCCGTTCGCCCTCACCGAGCCTGCGGGTGACGTTGAGCAGCAACCCGAACGCGAGGTCGGCCGTCGCGTCGGTCAGCACGCCAGGAGTGTTGGTGACGACGATGCCCCGGCTGCTCAGCGCGGCGACGTCGATGTTGTCGTAGCCGACGGCCACCGTGGAGACGACCTTGAGTCCGGGTCCGGCCGCGTCGGCGAAGGTGCCGTCGATGTCGTCCTGGAGGGTGCTCACCACCGCGTCGGCTCCGGCGGCCGCCTTGTGCAGGTCGTCGGCTGGCAGTGCGCGATCGGGCTCTGGTGACCAGACGTCCCCCGCGGCACGCAGGATCGCCATCGCGGGTTCGGCGATACGCCGGGTCACCACGATCCGGGGTCGTTGTGGTGCCATCCCGTCAGCTCCCGTCCGTGCGACTGCCGTGGTGCCACGGGCAACCCTATCGGCCGGATGTCGGCGAAAGCGCGAAGAAAGTGCGCTGTCCCATAATGAGCCCTCGCAGGAGAGGGGTTGACCGGGCTTTGATGGTGATGAACACGCACGACCAGGCGCGACGCAAGGGCGTTGCCGCCCGTGAGTTCACCGGGCACTACGTGGCTTCCGGGGTTTTGCTGGTGCTGTTCGGGGCGGTACTGGTCGGCTGGGTGATCTACGGCTTCACCATCAGGACGACGAGTGCCGGTGAGTTCATCGGCGGGCTCGTCGGCGCCGAGCGGGTCGATTTGCAGTTGCTGAGTCCCTACGAGTGGGCGTTCGCCATTGCGCTGATCGTCGTCGGTGTGCTCGCGCTGTGCCTGCGCAAGGTCGCCCGTGGCGCGGCGTTGTTGCTGATGTGGATGTTGCTCGCGCTCTCGCTGCGTGAGGTCGTCGGCCTGTTCATGCCCGGTTACCTGCACGCCTACCGCACCGAGTTCGCGGGAGGATGGGTGCTGGCCGCGAGGGCTTTCGGCCTCGTCGTCTCGGTCGTCGTGCTGCTGCTGATGCTCAGGGCCAAGGAGCCGGAACAGGACGTGCCGGGGCGGATCGTGCCCCGTGGCCAGGTGGTGGCGGGGTCGCTGCTCGTGGTCTACGGGCTGGCCGAGCTCGGCTGGATCCTGTACCTGCGTGCCCGGCTGCATTCCAGCTTCGACGGCTACCTGCGGTACCTGGTCGACGCGTCGGTGGACGGGCCGACGCAGGTCGGCACCGACGGCGACTGGTACCGCGCCGCGCTCGTGGTCGCGCTGCTCGTGGTGGGCGCGCTGGTCATCAAGGGGGTCAGCGCCGGTGCGGGAGCCGGGCTGACGCTGGCCGCGTTGCAGCTCTATCTCACGATCAGGGCGATCGTGGAGATCAGCGTTCAGGGCGCGTGGGTGCTGATGTTCGAGCACACGTTGTCGACGCTGTACCTGCTCACCGCCTGTCTTGGCGTGTTGTGCTCGGGTGGGGCGTTGTTCCTGCTCTGGACGCGGGATCGGCTGGTGCGACCGGGCCGGTTCTGAGGCGTCTTTCTCTCTACTTCCCGCGCTCCGGTTCCTCGGTCGAGGAGCCGGAGCGCGCTGCTGTCCTCTCCCGTTTGCCGCTCCGGTTGACGGACGTCCGCGTGCCCGGATAAGTTCTTATTAAGAACGTTTGTGCGTAATGCGAACGTGGGCGAACGACGAGGTGGCATTGTGGCAGACATCGTTTCGCTGGCCGAGGGAGTCGGCAGGCTCGTGCACGACGGCGACACCGTCGCCATGGAGGGGTTCACACACCTCATCCCGCACGCGGCGGGCCAGGAGATCATCCGGCAGCGACGCAGGGACCTGACGCTGGTCCGCATGACCCCGGACATCGTGTACGACCAGCTCATCGGCGCGGGATGCGCGAAAAAGCTGATCTTCTCCTGGGGCGGCAACCCCGGGGTCGGCTCGCTGCATCGCTTTCGCGACGCGGTACAGAACGCGTGGCCCGTGCCGCTGGAGATCGAGGAGCACAGTCACGCCGGGATGGCCAACCGCTACGTCGCGGGGGCCTCTGGTCTTCCGTTCGCGGTGCTGCGCGGCTACCGGGGCACCGACTTGCCCGAGCACACCGACACCATCAAGCAGATCACCTGCCCGTTCACCGGTGAGCAGCTCGCCGCCGTTCCCGCGCTCAACCCCGACGTTTCGGTGATCCACGCTCAGCGCGCCGACCGGTCGGGCAACGTACAAATGTGGGGGCTGGTCGGGGTGCAGAAAGAGGCCGTGCTGTCGGCCAAGCGCAGCCTCGTCACCGTCGAGGAGGTCGTCGACGACCTCGAACCGGTCGCTGGCCAGGTGATCCTGCCGCACTGGGCGGTGACGTGCGTGGCCGAGGCGCCGCGCGGCGCGCACCCTTCCTACGCGCAGGGCTATTACGAGCGCGACAACGCCTACTACGAGGAATGGGATTCCATTGGGCGAAAGAGGGACTCGTTCGAGACCTGGCTTCGCGAGAAGGTGTTCACCGAAGTGAGCGAGGAGGCTTCGTTCCGATGACCGCGACCACCGTGCCGGAGACGTCGGGGACCTACACGGCCGACGAGATGATGTCGATCGCCGCGGCGAGGGCGTTGTCCGACGGACAGCGTTGCTTCGTCGGCATCGGGCTGCCCTCGACCGCCGCGAACCTCGCCCGCCGCACGCATGCACCCGACCTGGTGCTCATCTACGAATCGGGCACGCTCGGCTCGAAACCCGGCAGGCTGCCCGCTTCCATCGGCGACGGCATCCTCGCCGAGACCGCCGACGCCGTGATCAGCGTGCCCGAGGTGTTCAACTACTGGCTCCAGCCGGGCAGGATCGACGTCGGTTTCCTCGGCGGCGCCCAGCTCGACAAGTTCGGCAACATCAACACGACCGTCATCGGAGACGACTACGCCGACCCCAAGGTCAGGCTGCCCGGCGCCGGTGGCGCGCCGGAGATCGCGGCCTCTTGTGGCGAGGTGTTCGTCGTGATGCGGCAGAGCACCCGCAGCTTCGTCGACAAGGTCGATTTCGTGACGTCGTTCGGGCACGGCTCCGGCAAGGGCGACCGCGAACGGCTCGGCCTTCGCGGCGCTGGCCCGACGCTGATCATCACCGATCTCGGCGTGCTGAGGCCCGATCCGGAGACCTCGGAGCTGGTGCTCAGTCAGCTGCACCCTGGCGTCGAGATCGAGCAGGTGAGGGAGGCCACCGGCTGGGCATTGCGCGTGTCGGACGGGCTTTCCCGCACGGAACCGCCTTCCGAGACCGAGCTCGCCACGCTGCGGGCGCTGAAGGAGGCGTGATGAGCGACGTTTTCGTACTCGACGCCGTGCGGACGCCGTTCGGCCGCTATGGCGGCGCGCTGGCGGGGGTACGTCCCGACGACCTCGCCGCGCACGTGCTGAGCGCGCTCGCCAGGCGCGGGGACCTCGATCCGGCCACCGTCGACGAGGTGATCCTCGGTGACGCCAACGGCGCCGGTGAGGACAACCGCAACGTGGCGAGGATGGCGACCCTGCTCGCTGGCTGGCCGACGAGCGTTCCCGGCAGCACCGTCAACCGGCTGTGCGGCTCGGGACTCGACGCCGTCATGCAGGCCAGCCGCGCGATCGCGGTCGGCGACGCCTCCGTCGTCGTCGCTGGCGGCGTCGAATCGATGAGCAGGGCGCCCTGGGTGCTGCCCAAGCCTGGCAAGGCGTTCCCTAACGGGCACGAGACGCTGTTCTCCAGCACGCTGGGCTGGCGGATGGTCAATCCCGCGATGCCGTCGCACTGGACGGTGTCGCTCGGCGAGAGCACCGAACTGCTCGCCGAGCGGTACGGCATCGGAAGGCAGGAGCAGGACGAGTTCGCGCTGCGCAGCCACCACAACGCGGCGAAGGCATGGGAAGCGGGCTTCTACGACGGTCACGTCGTCGAGGTCGAGGGCACCGGTCTGACCAGGGACGAGGGCATCAGGGCCGACTCCACTATGGACAAGCTGGCCAAGCTCAAACCCGCCTTCCGTCCACGAGGGACGGTGACGGCGGGAAACTCGTCCCCGCTCAACGACGGCGCCTCCGCTGTTCTGCTCGGCGACAAGACGGGCGCGGAAAAGCTGGGTGCCACTCCGCTGGCGCGTGTCGCCGGCAGGGGAGCGGCCGGTGTCGATCCCGACGTGTTCGGTGTCGGGCCCGTGCGCGCGGCCGAGATCGCGCTGCGGCGAGCGGGAATCGGGTGGGAAGATCTCGCGGC comes from the Prauserella marina genome and includes:
- a CDS encoding UdgX family uracil-DNA binding protein (This protein belongs to the uracil DNA glycosylase superfamily, members of which act in excision repair of DNA. However, it belongs more specifically to UdgX branch, whose founding member was found to bind uracil in DNA (where it does not belong), without cleaving it, appears to promote DNA repair by a pathway involving RecA, rather than base excision.); the protein is MTGGEGATATRSQGAQDFLPRRGGLPSLRSAAGGCRGCALYRDATATVFGSGPASARFFLVGEVPGDQEDRQGEPFVGPAGRLLGHAMADAGMDRKMAYLTNAVKHFRFTRDEGGKRRIHKKPSRGQIAACRPWLLAELAAVRPEIIVCLGATAAQSLLGNDFRVTRERGVLLGPQDLPEHNAMAERPEAAPRVLATVHPSAILRAKGEDRTDAYDEFVSDLRAAASESTDPT
- a CDS encoding HesB/IscA family protein encodes the protein MLAMTDAAVEAISALTSQDGQQSAGLRFAVREENESGAQLALSIAPAPEDGDEVLGTNSGAQVFLEPQAASFLDDKVLDVQQDEQGQLNFAVMQQPEG
- a CDS encoding glycerate kinase, translated to MRVVVAPDKFKGSLTAVEAARAIGEGVRAALPAAEITLCPVADGGEGTLDVLLAAGGRRERLRVRGPLSADVDASYVVLDGTAYIESARACGIEHVDPTPETALGAHTFGVGTLMRHAIEGGARGLVLTVGGTASTDGGAGMLLALGAELTDEAGAQVGLGGGALRDMTSADLNAVRELLGDVTVRVATDVTNPLLGPEGAAAVFGPQKGAGPAEVETLEAGLRALADALRDAGGTAVHDLASSGAGGGISGGAMAALGGTAESGFDLVVELTSAAAAVSTADLVITGEGSLDAQSLAGKAPAGIAAMARKHGAAVLAVAGRVALSPSELAGAGIAGSRALIDAAPSLEVAQRDAFSLLRSQTAELVTAWSGEPRTQLAR
- a CDS encoding 2-hydroxyacid dehydrogenase; the protein is MAPQRPRIVVTRRIAEPAMAILRAAGDVWSPEPDRALPADDLHKAAAGADAVVSTLQDDIDGTFADAAGPGLKVVSTVAVGYDNIDVAALSSRGIVVTNTPGVLTDATADLAFGLLLNVTRRLGEGERLLRSGTPWSFQLDFMLGAGLGGKTLGIVGLGQIGTAMARRARAFGMTVSYTARRRAAPELETELGATYLALPELLTSSDVVSLHCPLTPETRHLIDTGALAAMKPSAYLINTTRGPVVDEAALATALSSGVIAGAGLDVFENEPEVHPGLLGLDNVALAPHLGSATVETRTAMAELAARNAVAVLAGDEPLTPVRGR
- a CDS encoding CoA transferase subunit A → MADIVSLAEGVGRLVHDGDTVAMEGFTHLIPHAAGQEIIRQRRRDLTLVRMTPDIVYDQLIGAGCAKKLIFSWGGNPGVGSLHRFRDAVQNAWPVPLEIEEHSHAGMANRYVAGASGLPFAVLRGYRGTDLPEHTDTIKQITCPFTGEQLAAVPALNPDVSVIHAQRADRSGNVQMWGLVGVQKEAVLSAKRSLVTVEEVVDDLEPVAGQVILPHWAVTCVAEAPRGAHPSYAQGYYERDNAYYEEWDSIGRKRDSFETWLREKVFTEVSEEASFR
- a CDS encoding CoA-transferase subunit beta: MTATTVPETSGTYTADEMMSIAAARALSDGQRCFVGIGLPSTAANLARRTHAPDLVLIYESGTLGSKPGRLPASIGDGILAETADAVISVPEVFNYWLQPGRIDVGFLGGAQLDKFGNINTTVIGDDYADPKVRLPGAGGAPEIAASCGEVFVVMRQSTRSFVDKVDFVTSFGHGSGKGDRERLGLRGAGPTLIITDLGVLRPDPETSELVLSQLHPGVEIEQVREATGWALRVSDGLSRTEPPSETELATLRALKEA
- a CDS encoding thiolase family protein — translated: MSDVFVLDAVRTPFGRYGGALAGVRPDDLAAHVLSALARRGDLDPATVDEVILGDANGAGEDNRNVARMATLLAGWPTSVPGSTVNRLCGSGLDAVMQASRAIAVGDASVVVAGGVESMSRAPWVLPKPGKAFPNGHETLFSSTLGWRMVNPAMPSHWTVSLGESTELLAERYGIGRQEQDEFALRSHHNAAKAWEAGFYDGHVVEVEGTGLTRDEGIRADSTMDKLAKLKPAFRPRGTVTAGNSSPLNDGASAVLLGDKTGAEKLGATPLARVAGRGAAGVDPDVFGVGPVRAAEIALRRAGIGWEDLAAVELNEAFAAQSLACLADWPKLDPEIVNVNGGAIAIGHPLGASGGRVLGALAHELRRRGGGWGLAAICIGVGQGLAVVLEA